One segment of Candidatus Nanopelagicales bacterium DNA contains the following:
- a CDS encoding helix-turn-helix transcriptional regulator, producing MKGLEQQRMQLGMTQSHVAFLLGTRQANISAYEAGSLSAGQTVTDRIDLFLELKPGTMHTGTWLGTMASHAVNLRALKKTSNAQLGDLDLDILRYVVGMNDAFAKTSLISDQMLFLTQPASTGDRRIDALLAGMAVHWSRAAGLDRAPSWTREPQYFLRELWWVGISESLPGLRCRALCEGIPSLRSRGILVDRSNLASV from the coding sequence ATGAAAGGCCTTGAACAACAACGAATGCAGTTAGGGATGACGCAATCCCATGTCGCATTCTTATTAGGCACCCGTCAAGCCAACATCAGTGCTTATGAGGCCGGAAGTTTGTCCGCTGGCCAGACGGTTACTGACCGTATTGATCTCTTTTTGGAACTGAAGCCAGGAACAATGCATACCGGAACGTGGTTGGGAACCATGGCTTCGCACGCGGTGAATCTTCGAGCCTTGAAGAAAACTTCGAACGCGCAATTGGGTGATTTGGACCTCGACATTCTTCGCTACGTGGTTGGTATGAACGATGCGTTCGCAAAAACTTCATTAATTTCTGACCAAATGTTGTTCCTGACGCAACCAGCCTCCACAGGAGATAGACGCATCGATGCGTTACTTGCTGGGATGGCGGTGCATTGGAGTCGAGCCGCTGGATTAGATCGTGCACCATCGTGGACGCGTGAACCCCAGTACTTCCTTCGGGAACTGTGGTGGGTGGGAATTTCAGAATCGTTACCCGGACTTCGCTGCCGGGCGCTCTGCGAGGGGATTCCTAGCTTGCGTAGCCGTGGCATCCTTGTGGATCGATCCAATCTTGCGTCGGTGTGA
- a CDS encoding sulfatase-like hydrolase/transferase, giving the protein MSQSEESTTGLNRRRLLQAMGVTGAAAALVGAGGQTASAANLGPFTPRGRLTRRPNFLVVMVDEQRMAPTYETQELALWRRRNLSAQNFLREHAMEFNNHHVMAAACAPSRASIFTGQYPSLHGVSQTSGAAKSAIETDLYWLDPTTVPTMGDWFRAGGYDTYYKGKWHISDADLYEPGSYNTLNTFDNNSVPVPAAEKIYLEANQLDEFGFDGWVGPEPHGKNPLNSGSSAPGGRGRDEQFATQGVNELRRLRHAKNPWLLVTSFVNPHDITLWGDLTLAQQNFYLAQQLVGSNVPMNLFTDGFTASAAETLSNKPSTQASYRDTYQLALQPTQAGSGHQRFYYQLQKEVDDQIGRVIRALTQDRNAYRDTVVVYLSDHGELLGAHGGMFQKWHNAYDEVLKVPLMFHNPKLFPKAVASSDLTSHADLLPTMLGLAGIDQKKALRTLEQTHTQATALPGRDLSGFLLGEDKMITPAPVFFMTDDAPFTGAKQVSWKGAMYPSVAAPSSLETVVAMMPTGVGGTMEQWKYTRYWDNPQFWTTPNQQNVETIIAGNLSAPGTKSATTTVTSLNPTAGQIAPPADQFECYNITADPTELRNLADDRASAGTVAALKVLLDQQRAAKRLVPAPDPALARPTSPDLLNIGA; this is encoded by the coding sequence ATGTCGCAATCTGAAGAGTCAACCACTGGCCTCAATCGTCGTCGTCTCCTGCAGGCCATGGGTGTTACCGGCGCAGCCGCTGCGTTGGTAGGTGCGGGAGGGCAAACGGCATCGGCTGCAAATCTTGGGCCGTTTACTCCTCGGGGTCGGCTCACTCGCCGCCCGAACTTTTTAGTGGTCATGGTTGATGAGCAGCGGATGGCTCCGACCTACGAAACTCAAGAACTCGCGCTATGGCGTCGGCGCAATTTGTCAGCCCAGAATTTTTTGCGCGAGCATGCGATGGAATTCAATAACCACCACGTGATGGCTGCAGCGTGCGCACCAAGTCGTGCATCAATCTTCACGGGTCAGTACCCCTCACTCCACGGTGTTTCACAGACATCGGGAGCAGCCAAGAGTGCAATTGAGACTGATCTGTATTGGTTGGACCCCACAACTGTTCCAACAATGGGCGACTGGTTCCGCGCTGGCGGGTATGACACGTATTACAAGGGCAAGTGGCATATTTCCGATGCGGATCTCTATGAACCAGGCAGTTACAACACACTCAATACATTCGATAACAACAGCGTTCCGGTGCCGGCGGCCGAGAAAATTTATTTGGAAGCTAATCAACTAGACGAATTTGGTTTCGATGGTTGGGTCGGGCCTGAACCACACGGCAAGAATCCGCTGAATTCAGGATCATCGGCACCAGGTGGCCGTGGCCGCGACGAGCAATTTGCAACGCAGGGTGTGAATGAGCTGCGGCGTCTGCGTCACGCAAAGAACCCATGGTTGTTGGTCACTTCATTCGTCAACCCACATGACATCACACTGTGGGGCGACCTGACTTTGGCGCAGCAAAACTTTTATCTGGCACAGCAACTGGTCGGTTCGAATGTTCCGATGAATTTGTTCACGGATGGATTCACTGCATCAGCTGCTGAAACCTTGTCCAATAAGCCATCGACTCAAGCCAGCTACCGAGATACGTACCAGTTGGCGTTGCAGCCCACACAGGCTGGTTCGGGGCATCAGCGTTTTTACTACCAGCTGCAAAAGGAAGTCGATGACCAGATCGGTCGCGTCATTCGCGCTTTGACCCAGGATCGCAATGCGTATCGCGACACTGTGGTGGTCTATCTATCTGACCACGGTGAACTTCTGGGTGCACACGGCGGCATGTTCCAAAAGTGGCACAACGCCTATGACGAAGTGTTAAAGGTGCCATTGATGTTCCACAATCCGAAGTTGTTCCCCAAGGCGGTTGCGTCCTCCGATCTGACCTCGCATGCAGATCTATTGCCAACAATGTTGGGGCTTGCGGGCATTGATCAAAAGAAGGCGCTACGTACGTTGGAGCAAACGCATACCCAAGCCACGGCGTTACCTGGTCGCGATCTCTCGGGATTCCTGCTCGGCGAAGACAAGATGATCACGCCAGCCCCTGTGTTCTTCATGACCGATGATGCACCGTTCACGGGAGCAAAGCAGGTGTCATGGAAGGGTGCGATGTATCCATCCGTCGCCGCGCCAAGCAGCTTGGAAACTGTCGTTGCCATGATGCCTACAGGTGTCGGCGGAACAATGGAGCAATGGAAGTACACCCGCTACTGGGATAACCCGCAGTTTTGGACTACACCAAATCAGCAGAACGTAGAAACCATCATTGCTGGAAACCTTTCAGCACCCGGAACTAAGAGTGCCACCACGACGGTCACATCATTGAATCCAACTGCCGGACAGATCGCACCGCCTGCCGATCAGTTTGAGTGTTACAACATCACTGCTGATCCAACCGAGTTGCGCAACCTCGCCGATGACCGCGCTTCGGCGGGCACGGTTGCAGCGCTCAAAGTACTTCTGGATCAACAAAGAGCAGCTAAGCGCTTAGTTCCGGCACCAGATCCCGCCCTTGCGCGGCCAACTTCGCCTGATTTACTCAATATCGGGGCATAA
- a CDS encoding 2TM domain-containing protein produces MMSDVAAKRAASIDGFWRTVAGFVAVWVICVVVWGLTGQGYFWPMWPALGFVIGTIYAGIRIFSMPKE; encoded by the coding sequence ATGATGAGTGATGTAGCAGCAAAGCGAGCAGCGTCAATTGACGGTTTCTGGCGAACAGTTGCCGGCTTCGTCGCCGTCTGGGTGATTTGTGTTGTGGTGTGGGGTCTCACCGGTCAGGGCTACTTCTGGCCAATGTGGCCAGCGCTTGGCTTCGTTATCGGCACGATTTACGCAGGCATTCGCATTTTCAGTATGCCCAAGGAGTAA
- a CDS encoding SGNH/GDSL hydrolase family protein — MRLVCVGDSFTEGMCDELREDDNYLGWADRLAQQLAMQEETQVQYANLAIRGKLLDQVVDEQIDAALVLNPTIITFHAGPNDVLRRGTDLEDLFTRYSNAVRRLCENPATTVVLFTAIGRAGGTGKVAQLLADRFARFNANVRATAKEHDCIVVDLEPIDVLTDRRLWFEDRLHLNADGHARVAAAAFSVLTNKQKDPEIAQWWIQPLPTQPKISKTQALKADALWVKNHMLPWVGRRLKGVSSGDGRQPKDQGLREIR, encoded by the coding sequence ATGCGTTTGGTGTGCGTGGGTGATTCCTTTACCGAAGGTATGTGCGATGAGTTGCGTGAAGATGACAACTACCTCGGTTGGGCAGATCGCCTGGCTCAGCAATTAGCAATGCAGGAAGAAACGCAAGTCCAATATGCCAACTTGGCGATCAGAGGAAAACTCTTAGATCAAGTGGTGGATGAACAGATCGACGCAGCGTTAGTGCTTAACCCGACGATCATCACCTTCCATGCTGGCCCTAACGATGTGTTGCGCAGAGGCACTGACCTTGAGGATTTGTTCACGAGGTACAGCAACGCCGTTCGACGGCTCTGTGAAAACCCGGCTACAACCGTTGTTCTCTTCACCGCGATTGGTCGCGCAGGTGGCACCGGCAAAGTCGCCCAACTCCTTGCTGATCGATTTGCCAGGTTCAATGCCAATGTCAGAGCTACGGCAAAAGAACATGACTGCATCGTGGTTGATCTCGAACCTATCGACGTGCTCACCGATCGACGGTTGTGGTTTGAAGATCGCCTCCATCTCAATGCCGATGGTCATGCCAGAGTTGCTGCTGCAGCATTCAGTGTCCTTACGAATAAACAGAAAGACCCAGAAATCGCACAGTGGTGGATTCAACCACTTCCCACACAACCGAAGATAAGCAAAACTCAGGCCCTCAAGGCTGATGCCTTATGGGTGAAGAACCACATGTTGCCTTGGGTGGGTAGACGACTCAAAGGTGTATCAAGCGGCGATGGGCGCCAGCCTAAAGATCAAGGATTGCGGGAAATTCGTTAG
- a CDS encoding diguanylate cyclase, with protein MDVQIPPVEPKHSLPAHNLDHVDLANVLEQMQVSEERHRLISEHANDVIWTMSLDGNITYVSPSVERLRGISVDEALTQTIDQIHPLSSAVHSIDYFTALGAAIHDGGELPEFKGELEYYRKDGTTVWTQVHVLPHLDEHGNVVEILGVSRDISESKAALIALQEAKDELLRVNAELVSATQELERLSTMDPLTEAWNRRYFEKVLEGEVARSMRYGQSLSLLMIDVDGFKNVNDHFGHHVGDLVLIELVSRLKQRIRAEDVLCRWGGEEFMILTPHSRLHGAQALAEQLRHVIGSESFKDAGTVTISVGVAEFDPERSLDNWLVRVDEAMYCAKLAGRNLVRAG; from the coding sequence ATGGATGTCCAGATACCGCCAGTGGAACCAAAGCATTCGCTGCCGGCCCACAATCTTGATCATGTTGATTTGGCGAATGTCTTAGAGCAAATGCAGGTGAGCGAAGAGCGGCATCGACTCATTTCAGAACATGCGAATGATGTGATTTGGACGATGTCGTTAGATGGCAACATCACGTATGTGTCACCCTCGGTCGAGCGCTTGCGGGGAATTTCTGTTGACGAGGCGTTGACGCAAACTATTGACCAAATTCACCCACTCTCCTCGGCCGTCCATTCAATTGACTATTTCACTGCGCTGGGAGCAGCGATACACGATGGTGGGGAACTGCCTGAGTTCAAAGGGGAGCTTGAGTATTACCGTAAAGATGGAACTACGGTCTGGACGCAAGTACATGTACTCCCGCACCTTGATGAACACGGCAACGTTGTGGAAATTCTTGGCGTCTCACGAGACATTTCCGAAAGCAAAGCAGCTCTCATTGCGCTGCAGGAGGCCAAAGATGAACTGCTGCGTGTAAACGCAGAACTGGTGTCTGCCACACAGGAACTTGAGCGTTTATCCACAATGGATCCGCTTACTGAAGCATGGAACCGACGATATTTCGAAAAGGTACTCGAGGGTGAAGTAGCACGATCAATGCGTTACGGGCAGTCACTGTCACTACTCATGATTGACGTCGATGGGTTTAAGAACGTCAATGATCACTTTGGCCATCATGTTGGGGATCTCGTTCTTATTGAATTAGTGAGTCGCCTTAAACAGCGAATTCGAGCGGAGGATGTGTTGTGCCGGTGGGGCGGAGAAGAATTCATGATTCTTACACCGCACAGTCGACTCCATGGGGCACAAGCATTAGCCGAACAGTTGCGTCATGTCATCGGTAGTGAATCGTTCAAGGATGCAGGCACTGTCACGATCAGTGTTGGAGTTGCAGAATTTGATCCGGAACGAAGTCTGGATAATTGGTTGGTGCGGGTGGATGAAGCAATGTACTGCGCGAAATTAGCAGGGCGAAATTTAGTGCGCGCGGGCTAG
- a CDS encoding crotonase/enoyl-CoA hydratase family protein has translation MSDELLTEVRGGVLIVTLNRPAQKNALNGAVMYGISEAMHRLETDDSLVVAVVTGAGGTFCSGMDLKEFVSGGSTAPKSEHPYLSQQPPAKPVIAAVEGYALAGGCETALACDIIVAGRDSKFGIPEVKRGLVAAGGGLYRMPKVMSYQNAALLALTGDIISAEQAKEMGMVTVLTETGNALDAALEIAEKIAANGPLAVRATKEVLAASARYTDAEFMAWQQSVVGPVFASEDAREGATAFAEKRAPQWKSR, from the coding sequence GTGAGCGACGAATTGTTAACCGAAGTCCGTGGCGGGGTCTTGATCGTGACCCTGAATCGTCCGGCCCAGAAGAACGCCCTCAATGGTGCGGTCATGTACGGCATTTCTGAGGCGATGCATCGCCTTGAGACCGATGATTCCCTCGTAGTTGCAGTCGTCACTGGCGCTGGTGGCACATTCTGCTCAGGCATGGACCTCAAGGAATTTGTTTCCGGTGGATCAACCGCTCCCAAGAGTGAGCACCCATACCTTTCACAGCAGCCACCTGCCAAGCCTGTCATTGCGGCAGTCGAGGGTTACGCGCTCGCTGGTGGCTGTGAGACAGCTCTTGCTTGCGACATCATCGTGGCTGGTCGCGACTCCAAGTTCGGCATTCCCGAGGTCAAGCGTGGTTTGGTTGCAGCTGGTGGCGGTCTGTACCGCATGCCAAAGGTGATGAGCTACCAAAATGCGGCATTGCTCGCATTGACCGGCGACATCATTTCCGCAGAGCAGGCCAAGGAGATGGGCATGGTTACTGTGCTCACCGAAACAGGCAACGCCCTTGATGCAGCTTTGGAAATCGCTGAGAAGATTGCCGCGAACGGCCCGCTGGCTGTGCGTGCAACCAAAGAAGTTCTGGCAGCTTCAGCACGCTACACCGATGCTGAGTTCATGGCCTGGCAGCAGAGCGTGGTTGGCCCCGTCTTTGCATCAGAAGATGCTCGCGAGGGTGCGACCGCTTTTGCTGAGAAGCGCGCTCCACAGTGGAAGTCACGCTAA
- a CDS encoding DUF2202 domain-containing protein, with the protein MNTGFIINRKGSHRIITTALVTALAAPMSLAIAGGASAATVSDSTATILTHMVAEEKLAHDVYTVLGETFDVNTFENIAASEARHQASIQKLLAAYGVTDPTVGDAVGKFDDPELQALYNQLIASGSTSIQAAAQAGISIEKLDISDLQKAIATNPAADITRVLNNLLRGSQNHLKAFTALQADPTATTSGQEAGHSKGQSQGKGKGNGMGAGKGASKGAGVGNGSGQGRR; encoded by the coding sequence ATGAATACTGGATTCATCATCAATCGCAAAGGCTCTCATCGCATTATTACAACAGCACTAGTAACCGCTCTGGCGGCACCAATGTCGCTAGCAATCGCTGGAGGTGCCAGCGCTGCAACAGTGTCGGATAGCACCGCAACCATCCTGACGCACATGGTGGCTGAAGAAAAATTAGCCCACGATGTGTACACCGTTCTTGGCGAGACATTCGACGTGAATACCTTCGAGAATATTGCTGCAAGTGAAGCCCGTCACCAAGCAAGTATTCAGAAGTTACTTGCTGCGTACGGTGTTACTGATCCCACGGTTGGTGATGCAGTGGGCAAATTTGATGATCCTGAATTGCAGGCGCTTTACAACCAATTGATTGCATCGGGTTCCACATCAATCCAAGCTGCAGCGCAAGCTGGTATTTCCATTGAGAAACTGGATATCAGTGATTTACAGAAGGCCATCGCAACAAATCCGGCAGCGGACATCACGCGGGTGCTCAATAACTTGCTACGCGGTTCGCAAAACCATCTCAAGGCATTCACTGCACTCCAGGCTGACCCAACTGCGACCACCAGCGGTCAGGAAGCTGGTCATAGCAAGGGTCAAAGTCAAGGCAAAGGCAAAGGCAATGGCATGGGTGCGGGTAAAGGCGCCAGTAAAGGTGCCGGCGTTGGTAATGGAAGTGGACAGGGCCGCCGTTAG
- a CDS encoding cation transporter: MAYNAVEAVVAIAAGAAASSVALVGFGLDSVVEMSSGLIILWQFRHRLPETRERAALRAIAISFFALAGYVAFESVKTLLTREAPEHSTVGIVIAALSLAIMPTLSWAQRRTGRALGSVTVVADSKQTLLCTYLSAVLLVGLLLNSLLGWWWADPVVGLVVAGLALREGREAWQGKACACVPGPVGEEPADGCGCSDACEAGPEEAATFTKPQH; encoded by the coding sequence GTGGCCTACAACGCGGTCGAGGCGGTGGTGGCGATCGCGGCCGGGGCCGCGGCATCGTCGGTCGCGCTGGTCGGGTTCGGGCTGGACTCGGTAGTGGAGATGTCGTCCGGGCTGATCATTCTGTGGCAGTTCCGGCATCGGCTGCCCGAGACCCGGGAACGGGCGGCGCTGCGGGCCATCGCGATCTCGTTCTTCGCGCTGGCCGGCTACGTGGCCTTCGAGTCGGTCAAGACGCTGCTCACGCGGGAGGCGCCGGAGCATTCCACGGTCGGCATCGTGATCGCGGCGCTGTCGCTGGCGATCATGCCGACGCTGTCGTGGGCGCAGCGCCGCACCGGACGGGCACTGGGGTCGGTGACCGTGGTGGCGGACTCCAAGCAGACGCTGCTGTGCACATACCTCTCCGCCGTCCTGCTCGTCGGGCTGCTACTGAACTCGCTGCTGGGCTGGTGGTGGGCCGACCCGGTCGTGGGCCTGGTGGTCGCGGGCCTGGCGCTGCGGGAGGGCCGCGAGGCATGGCAGGGCAAGGCATGCGCCTGCGTCCCCGGACCGGTGGGCGAGGAACCGGCCGACGGCTGCGGCTGCAGCGACGCCTGCGAGGCCGGACCCGAAGAAGCCGCCACCTTCACGAAACCTCAACACTGA
- a CDS encoding DUF3097 family protein, producing the protein MSDRYGSDVLGGPLAGRSPARPTPPQVAAELGMVLECPHTGWVGAITGINKGPQGWAVALEDRKGRTKMFLFTDPLFLEGELIALTRSTSPSSTTRKRTASGSLAVTDERARVARGSRIWVEGKQDAELVEKIWGADLRVEGVIVEELGGADALLAAVQNFQPDAQHKIGILLDHLVPHSKEQRIADEVNRAFPQHVLILGHPYVDVWQAVRPQTLNIDQWPTIPKSIGWKEGVCAHFQWDADTSATWRTILSKVNTFTDLETSLLGRVEELIDFVTDSHT; encoded by the coding sequence GTGAGCGATCGATATGGGTCAGATGTGCTGGGTGGCCCCTTAGCTGGGCGTTCCCCTGCTCGGCCAACACCACCACAAGTCGCAGCCGAGCTTGGCATGGTTCTTGAATGCCCGCATACGGGTTGGGTCGGTGCCATCACCGGGATTAATAAAGGTCCGCAAGGTTGGGCGGTTGCCTTGGAAGATCGCAAAGGTCGAACCAAGATGTTTCTCTTCACCGATCCCCTGTTCCTTGAAGGTGAACTCATTGCCTTAACCAGATCAACCTCACCTTCGTCTACAACTCGAAAGCGCACAGCTTCGGGCTCACTTGCAGTCACTGATGAACGCGCCAGAGTTGCTCGCGGCTCGCGCATTTGGGTTGAAGGCAAACAAGACGCCGAACTCGTGGAAAAAATCTGGGGCGCTGACCTTCGCGTTGAGGGTGTTATCGTTGAAGAACTTGGTGGCGCTGATGCATTACTCGCGGCAGTGCAAAATTTTCAACCTGATGCACAACACAAAATCGGGATCCTGCTCGATCACTTAGTTCCTCACAGTAAAGAGCAGCGAATTGCAGACGAGGTCAATCGCGCCTTCCCGCAGCACGTGCTCATTCTCGGGCATCCGTATGTCGACGTGTGGCAAGCAGTACGCCCACAGACACTCAATATTGATCAATGGCCAACGATTCCCAAATCCATCGGATGGAAGGAAGGGGTGTGTGCACACTTCCAATGGGATGCAGACACGTCAGCAACGTGGAGAACGATCCTGAGCAAGGTCAACACCTTCACTGACCTTGAAACAAGCCTACTTGGCCGGGTTGAAGAGCTGATTGACTTCGTTACTGACTCACACACATAA
- a CDS encoding type II toxin-antitoxin system VapC family toxin, translating into MSNNFILDSSIAADLVLFASTRQRFLEEVIAGGECDVHAPVHIDVEVVAVIRKYLLLNRISETEAMAMVSAHLTTPMTRYEPGFLLSRVLALRDNFSAYDACYVALTEAIDGTLVTRDAPLARAASRHCDVVLM; encoded by the coding sequence GTGAGCAACAACTTTATTCTCGACTCGTCGATCGCCGCTGATCTCGTTCTCTTTGCATCAACGCGTCAAAGATTTCTCGAAGAGGTTATTGCTGGGGGCGAGTGTGATGTGCACGCACCGGTACATATCGATGTTGAAGTTGTTGCTGTAATCCGAAAATATTTATTGCTGAATCGCATTTCGGAAACCGAAGCGATGGCAATGGTGAGCGCGCACCTCACAACACCTATGACTCGATACGAGCCAGGTTTTCTGCTTAGTCGGGTTCTTGCGTTGCGCGATAATTTTTCAGCCTATGACGCGTGCTACGTAGCCCTCACTGAAGCAATTGACGGCACGCTCGTGACTCGAGATGCGCCGTTGGCTCGCGCAGCGTCGCGTCACTGTGATGTCGTATTGATGTAG
- a CDS encoding metalloregulator ArsR/SmtB family transcription factor, whose product MDAAAIAAAASLFRSLGDPSRLSILTHLMLGEHRVVELTEHLGLAQSTVSAHLRCLLDCGMVQVRAQGRASVYSLAAEPALVGLLEAAEVLLADTGEAVTLCPTYGTRARS is encoded by the coding sequence GTGGACGCGGCCGCGATCGCGGCGGCGGCGAGTCTGTTCCGGAGTCTGGGTGACCCGTCGCGGTTGTCGATCCTGACGCATCTGATGCTGGGTGAGCACAGGGTCGTGGAGTTGACCGAGCACCTTGGGCTTGCGCAGTCGACGGTGTCGGCGCATCTGCGGTGCCTGCTGGACTGCGGGATGGTTCAGGTCCGGGCGCAGGGCCGGGCGTCGGTGTACTCCCTGGCCGCCGAGCCCGCGCTGGTCGGGCTGCTGGAGGCGGCGGAGGTCCTGCTGGCGGACACCGGCGAGGCGGTCACGCTGTGTCCCACCTACGGCACGCGGGCGCGGTCATGA
- a CDS encoding FUSC family protein has translation MSSRVGSLVASTTTIDRSVVHWKRPLRAAIVAGVLCSITIAIGQPQMAIPLVVGAFFTGLADVAEPIGIHWRSMSWTALWLTIGTLLGGFSSRLGYEELIVVMVVGFLCGLAGVVGQRGALNGMLALVMYAIFAGSPITILTNWENTGLVALGGTVQVLVFVIPVMLFSRSSLRSAAHASAPFLDRLRQGFDIKNAFFQHALRLALAMIVATAVSDYLAWPHLYWIPMTVAWVSKPDRDGTDYRVVHRFIGTLAGLLVCLAIIEGLQLHSYGLALFMALGVFTCLVFVRSNYSISVVGVTMLVVGVFSLNGDPLRETIHYRTTATALGCLIAAAFMFMWLRRRSDAEA, from the coding sequence GTGTCATCGAGAGTGGGAAGTTTAGTAGCGAGTACAACGACGATCGATCGATCAGTGGTGCATTGGAAACGTCCGTTGCGCGCGGCAATTGTTGCTGGGGTGTTGTGTTCCATCACGATCGCTATCGGGCAACCCCAAATGGCGATCCCCCTTGTTGTTGGGGCATTCTTCACGGGTCTGGCTGATGTTGCAGAACCCATCGGCATTCATTGGCGTTCAATGTCGTGGACCGCACTTTGGCTAACGATCGGTACTTTACTTGGCGGGTTTAGTTCCCGGCTGGGCTATGAAGAACTCATTGTGGTGATGGTCGTTGGGTTCCTGTGCGGTTTAGCGGGAGTGGTAGGCCAGCGCGGAGCATTGAACGGCATGCTCGCGCTGGTGATGTATGCCATTTTTGCGGGCTCACCCATCACGATTCTCACCAATTGGGAGAACACCGGGTTGGTAGCGCTAGGCGGAACGGTGCAAGTGCTGGTTTTTGTGATCCCAGTGATGCTGTTTTCTCGATCCTCGCTTCGATCTGCCGCCCATGCCTCAGCACCGTTTCTGGATCGGTTGCGTCAGGGCTTTGATATAAAAAACGCGTTCTTTCAACATGCCCTGCGCCTTGCACTGGCCATGATTGTTGCTACGGCTGTGTCAGATTACTTGGCCTGGCCACACCTGTATTGGATTCCGATGACTGTGGCATGGGTGAGCAAACCAGATCGCGACGGAACCGATTACCGAGTTGTGCACCGATTCATTGGAACCCTTGCGGGGCTACTCGTGTGCCTAGCGATTATCGAAGGTTTGCAGCTGCACTCGTATGGCCTTGCGCTGTTCATGGCCCTAGGGGTGTTCACCTGTTTGGTGTTCGTGCGATCCAACTATTCAATTTCAGTGGTTGGTGTCACCATGCTGGTGGTTGGGGTGTTCAGTCTCAATGGGGATCCACTGCGCGAAACCATTCATTACCGAACCACGGCAACAGCCCTGGGATGCCTCATTGCCGCGGCGTTTATGTTTATGTGGCTTCGTCGCCGGAGCGATGCTGAGGCCTAG
- a CDS encoding alpha/beta hydrolase has protein sequence MSETISEKHLLEQTADHLGVTWAEPALERRFWKLADGTAISSLHWGVESPTAVFLHGGGQNAHTWDAVALLLDQSIIAIDLPGHGHSDWREDKAYWPFTNATAIADVLDQMQLPAPVALIGMSLGGLTAIRLAALRPDLFTSVTVIDVTPSQLEQMKKMTKEERGTTALTQGPTRYASLAEMIDATAALAPNRPAILIERGVVHNARKYEDGQWGWRYDKLSSDEKDDANPAASFDALWEDVSAIQLPMMLIRGGASAFVTDEHVAEFTSRAASLRFEIVPDAGHSIQSDNPAGLVKVLNSFLNVA, from the coding sequence GTGAGTGAGACCATCTCAGAGAAGCATCTGCTGGAACAGACAGCGGATCATCTAGGTGTCACTTGGGCTGAACCTGCCTTAGAACGGCGTTTTTGGAAACTGGCCGATGGCACTGCTATCTCCTCCCTGCATTGGGGAGTCGAGTCACCAACAGCAGTATTCCTTCATGGTGGCGGTCAAAATGCTCACACATGGGATGCCGTTGCACTCTTGCTCGACCAATCCATCATTGCCATCGACCTTCCTGGGCATGGACATTCAGATTGGCGTGAAGACAAGGCCTATTGGCCGTTCACGAACGCAACTGCGATTGCTGATGTATTGGACCAAATGCAGCTCCCTGCTCCAGTTGCATTAATTGGCATGTCTTTGGGCGGGCTAACTGCAATTCGATTAGCTGCGTTGCGCCCAGATTTATTCACATCTGTCACGGTCATTGACGTCACGCCTAGCCAGCTTGAACAGATGAAGAAGATGACGAAGGAAGAACGCGGCACTACAGCGCTCACCCAAGGTCCCACGCGTTATGCGTCGTTGGCAGAAATGATCGACGCGACCGCAGCCCTTGCACCAAATCGCCCAGCGATTCTCATTGAGCGTGGTGTGGTGCACAATGCCCGCAAATATGAGGATGGTCAGTGGGGTTGGCGTTACGACAAGTTGTCGTCGGATGAAAAAGACGATGCAAACCCAGCCGCTTCCTTCGATGCACTGTGGGAAGACGTTTCTGCGATCCAGTTGCCGATGATGTTGATCCGTGGCGGTGCTTCTGCTTTTGTCACTGATGAACATGTTGCAGAATTCACCTCGCGTGCTGCATCACTGCGGTTCGAGATCGTTCCCGATGCCGGTCATTCAATCCAAAGCGATAACCCTGCTGGGCTCGTGAAAGTGCTGAATTCGTTCTTGAACGTTGCATAG